Below is a genomic region from Medicago truncatula cultivar Jemalong A17 chromosome 3, MtrunA17r5.0-ANR, whole genome shotgun sequence.
AACATACTCATCAGTATCTCCTTCTTGTACAAGCTGACTTAACCTAGCTTTATCGATAACTTCTCCTGCATACTCGCAAATAAAAGCACCAGCACGAATAGGATCCCATGACCGAAGACCCCAACCTTTATCCTTTGTTTTGAACACTTCCATTTGGTGCTTCAAACCGGTTTGAGATACTCGATTTTTGCAGTTAGGAAAACACTGACATGTGGGGCCACATTCATGAACCAACGGCTTCCGATTCGCCAAAACTCCATTGATAATATACGGAAAATCACCTTCGTTTCTCCGAATGCATGAGCAGTCCAAATCACCGGGGACACATGCTTTTTTACCACTACAGCTGCAACTATGTGAAGGCTGCATTAAACTGAATGATTTCGGATGTCTTAGTGAGTGGAAATATGTGAAAAAGGCAGGTGACTTCACGTTATCGACTTCATTGACAAGTGATACAGGAAGACTCTCGGCTCCCGAGGAGAGGTCGGCAAGAATAAGTCCGGTCCTTGCAGGGAAACCAGCTTTCCACTTCTGAACAGATTTCCAAACGGCAAAGGCACTAGGTTGTCCAGGCACTCTTATCAACTTATACTTAAACAAGCCACCACCTCCTTTTGCTTTTTCAACCCATGAATCTTGAATTTTATACAAACCATCATAGACATAGGTTTTTGCACCTGGATTCACAGCATCTTTGATGCCTCGGATAACTCTTATTTCATTGTGTGTTCGTGAACTTCTATCCAAAGCAAGATTACCCTTATGAAGCTTCTGATCTGACACATGCTTATCTTTCTTGTTGAAATTCCCACCCTGACCGGTATAAATTATAACATCACCATCATCAGCTTCATCGTCGTATTCTCCTGACGAAACAATGCTAACAGCCAAAGTCTCTTCCCCGCGGTCACCCTGGATATGCAAGGCATCAATCCCCCCCATGGATTGAGCATGCAAACCAACAACACACATTTCCATTCGGAAAAAGAAAATGTCCCCAATCTCAACTCCAGGTACCGATCCTACCCTCTTTGGTTGGTTTGTTCGAATTCCTTTGGTCATACAAATATTGCCAGCTTTTAAATCCGTACGTTTGATCAAACCCGTGTTCAATTCCTTGGCATCTACAAGTTGAGACAGCCTTCTTCTTAGCGCATCAAATGTCATGAGCACAGTATTAACAACTTCACGGTTACCATTGTCTCTTTGACCTGGGCTTATACCAACTAAACCACTCAAATCAACATGAACATC
It encodes:
- the LOC25488531 gene encoding histone-lysine N-methyltransferase, H3 lysine-9 specific SUVH1, which gives rise to MEEGLGQHSVPPPGSIDKYKILDIKPIRSLIPVFSKNPQGQSSGQYPSGFSPFFPFGGPHDSSTTGAKPRRTAMPTPLQAFRSPFGEEEDLNDNDDFSNKRSAASQSTRVKLKKHKVYNDVHVDLSGLVGISPGQRDNGNREVVNTVLMTFDALRRRLSQLVDAKELNTGLIKRTDLKAGNICMTKGIRTNQPKRVGSVPGVEIGDIFFFRMEMCVVGLHAQSMGGIDALHIQGDRGEETLAVSIVSSGEYDDEADDGDVIIYTGQGGNFNKKDKHVSDQKLHKGNLALDRSSRTHNEIRVIRGIKDAVNPGAKTYVYDGLYKIQDSWVEKAKGGGGLFKYKLIRVPGQPSAFAVWKSVQKWKAGFPARTGLILADLSSGAESLPVSLVNEVDNVKSPAFFTYFHSLRHPKSFSLMQPSHSCSCSGKKACVPGDLDCSCIRRNEGDFPYIINGVLANRKPLVHECGPTCQCFPNCKNRVSQTGLKHQMEVFKTKDKGWGLRSWDPIRAGAFICEYAGEVIDKARLSQLVQEGDTDEYVFDTTRIYESFKWNYEPKLLEEAITNESSEDYALPHPLIINAKNVGNVARFMNHSCSPNVFWQPVLYEENNQSFLHVAFFALRHIPPMHELTYDYGSDRSDHTEGSSARKGRKKCLCGSSNCRGSFT